A genomic region of Gossypium hirsutum isolate 1008001.06 chromosome D01, Gossypium_hirsutum_v2.1, whole genome shotgun sequence contains the following coding sequences:
- the LOC107928214 gene encoding heterogeneous nuclear ribonucleoprotein Q, with product MPRTREEIEEQVDLDGDNDPEETIEEEVEYEEIEEEEEVEVEEEVEEEVEVEEEEEEDEDEDAELVDFQKGSDANEGMDDFETEEEKKKKHAELLALPPHGSEVYLGGIPHDASDEDLRRFCESIGEVIEVRIMKEKDSGEAKGYAFVTFRSKELASKAIENLNGSEFKGKKIKCSTSQAKNKLFIGNVPRNWGEEDVKKVVKDVGPGVNSIELLKDPMNPSRNRGFVFIEYYNHACAEYSRQKMMKPTFKLDDNAPTVSWADPRSAESFSNTQVKALYVKNLPKDITQDRLRKLFEHHGKILKVVVPPAKVGKENSRYGFVHFAERSSAMKALKNTEKYEIDDHVLECSLAKPQADQKSGASGSQKLSLDSSFPPLLGYGLVGGAYGGLGTGFGPAGFGQPLIYGQGPTPAGMAMMPMLLPDGRIGYVLQQPGVQPHTPPPQPHSSRGGASGSSSSGGRRSSNDSSRGRRRYNPY from the exons ATGCCAAGGACAAGGGAAGAGATTGAAGAGCAGGTGGACCTTGATGGAGACAATGATCCTGAGGAGACTATAGAGGAAGAGGTTGAATATGAAGAAATAGAGGAAGAGGAGGAAGTGGAAGTTGAGGAAGAGGTAGAAGAGGAAGtggaagtagaagaagaagaagaagaggacgAGGATGAGGATGCTGAGCTTGTTGATTTCCAGAAAGGCTCTGATGCTAATGAGGGGATGGATGATTTTGAAAcagaggaagaaaagaaaaagaagcatgCAGAGCTTCTTGCACTTCCTCCTCATGGGTCAGAGGTTTACCTTGGTGGCATTCCTCATGATGCTTCTGATGAGGACTTGAGGAGATTTTGTGAATCTATAGGAGAAGTCATAGAG GTTAGGATAATGAAGGAGAAAGATTCAGGGGAGGCCAAGGGTTATGCTTTTGTGACCTTCAGGTCCAAAGAGTTGGCTTCCAAAGCTATTGAAAATCTGAATGGTTCTGAATTCAAG GGGAAGAAGATAAAATGTTCAACATCTCAAGCAAAGAATAAGTTATTTATTGGTAATGTTCCCAGAAACTGGGGGGAGGAAGATGTGAAGAAGGTTGTAAAAGATGTTGGTCCTGGAGTCAATAGTATTGAATTGTTGAAG GATCCAATGAACCCTAGCCGAAACCGTGGATTTGTTTTCATAGAGTACTATAATCATGCATGTGCTGAATACTCAAGACAGAAAATGATGAAGCCAACATTTAAGCTTGATGATAATGCTCCAACCGTGAGTTGGGCAGACCCAAGAAGTGCAGAATCTTTTTCCAATACTCAG GTTAAGGCTTTGTATGTTAAGAATTTGCCAAAAGATATAACTCAGGATCGCCTAAGGAAGCTGTTTGAACATCATGGAAAGATCTTGAAAGTTGTAGTTCCACCTGCGAAAGTTGGAAAGGAGAACAGCAGATATGGTTTTGTGCATTTTGCGGAGAGGTCAAGTGCCATGAAAGCATTGAAGAACACTGAAAAATATGAGATTGATG ATCACGTATTGGAGTGCTCTCTTGCAAAACCACAAGCGGATCAGAAGTCTGGAGCATCTGGCTCCCAGAAGTTATCTCTAGATTCGAGCTTCCCACCTCTTCTCGGATATGGTTTAGTTGGGGGAGCATATGGTGGTCTTGGGACAGGATTTGGTCCTGCTGGCTTTGGACAG CCATTGATCTACGGTCAAGGTCCAACCCCTGCAGGAATGGCAATGATGCCAATGCTTTTACCTGATGGAAGGATTGGATATGTCTT GCAACAGCCTGGAGTGCAACCACACACCCCTCCACCACAGCCCCATAGCAGCCGAGGTGGTGCTAGTGGTAGCAGTTCGAGTGGTGGAAGGCGGAGCAGCAATGACAGTAGCCGAGGACGGCGTAGGTATAATCCATATTAG
- the LOC107928125 gene encoding uncharacterized protein, with product MMQIHVQSSFARFMCSQGYDTWIIELRGAGLSTQGMDFGQYIDPLDSISQRKDFYGKGTDYKRFSKTEKRYAFSSQITDLIEKLVNIIEEAERSSPVRAFDMQNSISTALKDMQKQLDLISKYDWDFDNYLEEDVPAVMEYIKDKSEPKDGKLLAIGHSMGSILLYAMLSRCGYEGKDSGLAAVTTLASSLDYMSSRSSLKLLLPLAVDLVYPCIIEFLNHHDAA from the exons ATGATGCAAATTCATGTTCAGTCCTCGTTCGCACGCTTCATGTGCAGTCAAGGATATGATACTTGGATTATTGAACTTAGAGGTGCTGGATTGAGTACACAAGGAATGGATTTTGGACAATATATAGACCCTTTAGATTCTATTTCTCAGAGGAAGGATTTTTATGGTAAGGGTACAGATTATAAGAGGTTTTCAAAAACAGAAAAAAGATATGCTTTTTCCAGTCAAATTACGGATTTAATTGAAAAGCTTGTAAATATAATTGAAGAAGCTGAAAGATCATCTCCAGTACGTGCTTTTGATATGCAAAACAGCATTTCCACAGCACTAAAAGATATGCAGAAACAACTTGATCTTATTTCCAAGTATGATTGGGACTTTGATAACTACCTAGAAGAAGACGTCCCTGCTGTG ATGGAATACATAAAGGATAAGAGTGAACCAAAGGATGGCAAGTTACTTGCAATCGGTCATTCTATGGGCAGTATCTTGCTATATGCGATGCTATCACGATGTG GTTATGAAGGAAAGGATTCTGGATTGGCAGCAGTCACTACGTTGGCATCATCATTGGACTATATGTCTTCTAGATCGTCACTCAAACTGCTTTTACCCTTG GCCGTAGATCTAGTGTATCCTTGTATAATAGAATTTCTCAATCATCATGACGCAGCTTGA